One genomic segment of Ferrimonas sp. YFM includes these proteins:
- a CDS encoding GNAT family N-acetyltransferase: MFHPLTTARTKIRMLSAEDGFLIQDYYKDNRDHLRAWEPHRSESFFHLNHQLELIRVAQLEWEDRRSLRLVALDHDEQEILAVVNLTNLVFGPFQAANLGYSVSHRHQGKGLMREVLEPVLAFAFGELGLHRVMANYQPDNRRSEQLLQGLGFVREGYAKAYLKIDGQWRDHVLTALIAS; this comes from the coding sequence GTGTTTCACCCCCTCACCACAGCACGCACCAAAATCCGCATGTTATCGGCGGAGGATGGGTTTCTGATTCAGGACTATTACAAGGACAACCGCGATCACCTGCGCGCCTGGGAGCCTCACCGCAGCGAGAGCTTCTTCCACCTCAACCACCAGCTGGAACTGATTCGCGTCGCTCAACTGGAGTGGGAGGACCGCCGCTCCCTGAGGCTGGTGGCTCTGGATCACGACGAACAGGAGATACTGGCGGTGGTCAACCTGACCAACCTGGTGTTCGGTCCCTTTCAGGCCGCCAACCTGGGGTATTCGGTGTCTCATCGTCATCAGGGCAAGGGGCTGATGCGAGAGGTGCTCGAGCCTGTGCTGGCCTTCGCCTTCGGTGAACTGGGACTGCACCGGGTGATGGCCAACTATCAACCGGATAACCGTCGCAGTGAGCAGCTGCTGCAGGGACTGGGGTTTGTTCGCGAGGGCTATGCCAAGGCCTATCTGAAGATAGACGGTCAGTGGCGAGATCACGTTCTGACCGCCCTCATCGCCTCCTGA
- a CDS encoding DUF805 domain-containing protein: MKWYLMAWQRCLQFSGRSRRTEYWMFLLLNILVAIAIALVDLMLGTVDEQTKTGTFSTFYSFIVILPTLALTVRRLHDTGRTGWWVLISLIPVLGVIVLLVFMALDGEPGNNDYGANPKAGMAF, encoded by the coding sequence ATGAAATGGTACCTGATGGCATGGCAACGCTGCCTGCAATTCAGTGGCCGGTCGCGCCGCACCGAGTACTGGATGTTCCTATTGCTCAACATTCTGGTGGCCATCGCCATCGCCCTGGTCGATCTGATGTTGGGCACGGTGGATGAGCAGACCAAGACGGGCACCTTCAGCACCTTCTACTCCTTTATCGTTATCCTGCCGACTCTGGCGCTGACCGTCAGGCGGCTGCACGATACCGGGCGAACAGGTTGGTGGGTGCTCATCAGCCTGATCCCCGTGCTGGGGGTGATCGTCTTGTTGGTGTTTATGGCTCTGGATGGCGAGCCGGGAAACAACGACTACGGTGCCAACCCCAAGGCCGGAATGGCATTTTGA